DNA from Pajaroellobacter abortibovis:
TTGGGGGCCTCTGAGCGCGAAGTCGTTTTTTTCAGTAGGGTGGAGGAGCAAGATCTCAACGGCCCCTCCCGTTTGCTTTTTTCTACCGTGGAGCCGCGCTGGTATGACGCGGGTGTCATTTGTGATCACGAGTGACCCTTGCGGGATGAAACGGGTCAGATCTCTGATCACACTGTGAACGAAAGGGCCACGAGCCGGAGGGATATACAGTAATCTCCCTTTTTCGCGCTCTGGGAGAGGGGTTTGAGCGATCAGATCTTCAGAGAGGTCGTAGTGGAAATCGCTTACGTGCATGGGCTAGTTCATATCTTCACAGGGGTGGAGAGCGGTCGTTTCGAGTGGAGAGCAAACCTAGGTGGATCGATTTTCGAAGACAATTCCTAACCGATTCATCTTGCGCCATAAGGTGGTGGAGGAAATAGAAAGCAATTCTGCTGCGCGTTCTCGATTCCCCTCGCTTTCTCGAAGCGCTTGTTCGATCGCTATTCGCTCGGCTTTATCCACAATATCGGTGAGTGCTTGGTGAAAGTGGGGGTGATGGGAGGAAGAAGAGGGAGAAGGCAACTGAGGAATTCTCGAAGATGTGCTTGATGGAAGTAGGAGATCATCAGCGGTGATCACCCCTTCTTGCACGACAGCTACAGCCTGTTCAACCATGTGTTCAAGTTCTCGAACATTGCCTGGGAAATCGTATTCTTGAAGCGCTGTGATCGCGTCTTGGTCAATCCAGGTTTTCCCTTCTGTTTGTTGGTTGTATTTATCTAGAAAAAGATTGAGTAAATCGGGTATATCTTCTTTTCGCTCTCGAAGGGGGGGCAATCGGAAGCGGACTACATTAAGGCGGTAATAGAGATCTTGGCGGAATTGCTTCGTCGCGATCGCCTTGGATAAATCTTGATTGGTTGCTGCGATGATCCGCACATCGACTTGAATCGGTTTATTTTCCCCGATCCGGCGGATCTCTTTTTCTTGAATCGCGCGTAGCAGTTTCGCCTGCAGGGGGAGCGGTGTTTCTGCAATTTCGTCGAAGAAAAAGGTGCCCCCTTCCGCCTCTTCAAAAAGCCCCTTTCGTGTCGTAATTGCTCCTGTAAATGCCCCTCGCGCATGGCCGAACAACTCACTGTCCAGCAGGGTCTCTGAGATGGTAGCGCAGTTGATCGAAATGAAGGGACGGTTGGCTCGGCGGGATTGAGCGTGTAACGCCTTCGCTACTAACTCTTTACCAGTTCCGCTTTCACCTGTGATCAATACTGTCGCGTCCGTCGGTGCAATGCGTGCGACGCGCGCCAACACACCGCGGATGGCAAGAGAACGGCCTACAATATCTTTGTTTTTAAAGCATTCTTGCGCTTTGTCTTTCCACCAAGGGTTTGGGTGGGCGCGCTGCCTGCTTTCGAGCGCTTGACCCACTTTTTTGAGAAGTTCTTGTTCTGTAAACGGTTTTTGAATGTAATCAAATGCCCCTAGCCGCATCGCTTCCACCGCATTTTCGATATTGCCGTATGCAGTCATCAACATGAC
Protein-coding regions in this window:
- a CDS encoding sigma-54-dependent transcriptional regulator; amino-acid sequence: MPKILIVDDQKNMRMTMSLMLKAAGYEVEEAQDGEKASELGKTGKFDLILTDLRMGSKDGLMDGLQILQSVKQAQPSTAVMLMTAYGNIENAVEAMRLGAFDYIQKPFTEQELLKKVGQALESRQRAHPNPWWKDKAQECFKNKDIVGRSLAIRGVLARVARIAPTDATVLITGESGTGKELVAKALHAQSRRANRPFISINCATISETLLDSELFGHARGAFTGAITTRKGLFEEAEGGTFFFDEIAETPLPLQAKLLRAIQEKEIRRIGENKPIQVDVRIIAATNQDLSKAIATKQFRQDLYYRLNVVRFRLPPLRERKEDIPDLLNLFLDKYNQQTEGKTWIDQDAITALQEYDFPGNVRELEHMVEQAVAVVQEGVITADDLLLPSSTSSRIPQLPSPSSSSHHPHFHQALTDIVDKAERIAIEQALRESEGNRERAAELLSISSTTLWRKMNRLGIVFENRST